The sequence below is a genomic window from Brevibacillus laterosporus.
AATAAGGATAGTCGTTTGTATCGGGAGCAATTCTGGTTAGTTTGCCATGTATGTACAAGCTTCATACCGGTTAATACAATTTTTTGATAAATTCTATACATACCCTGAATCACTATTACAGATCAAATAGTAATCTGAATCACGTTTGATAAAAGGATGAGGGCCTATTAATTATGTTTTGTAATCAATCATTCATTTACTATCTATTTCTACTTTTCTGAACATATTGTTATACTGAATGAAAAGAGGGGAGTGGAAGTGAATGGAAAAAATGTTGGCGATTGGGCTAGAAGGAATTGTTGTAGCTGAAACAGATTTAAGCCTAGTCGACGGGCAAAACGGATTATTGGTCTATCGGGGTCATTGGGCTCGCGATCTAGCCATTTCCCATACATTTGAAGAAGTCGCTTATTTATTATGGTTTGGTGCATTGCCTACATCAGAACAATTATCCAGGTTTCACACCGCCCTAGCTCAACAAAGAGCCTTACCGGAAGAGGTAAAACAGATCATAGACGCTATTCCGCATGATCGAGATAGGATGACAGTATTACGGACAGCCGTCTCTGCTTTGGGTGGTGCGGAACAAAGCTGGCCTCCTTCCTTGGAGCAGTCTATTGCCATTACAGCAAAAATGCCAACCATCATTGCTTATCGGGAAGCTCGAAAAATTGGTAGGGAACCGCTAGAGCCTCGGATGGAGCTTGGCCACACGGCAAACTACTTGTACATGTTAAAGGGAACGGAAGCCAGTTATGCGCATGTGAGAGCATTAGATGCTTATCTGGTTTTGACCCAAGAACATGGTATGAACGCTTCTACTTTTGCTGGGCGAGTAGTAACTTCCACTCAATCGGATATGTATTCTGCACTTACAGCAGCAATTGGTGCTTTAAAAGGTCCTTTGCATGGCGCAGCACCGTCAGAAGTCACAGACATGATTAATGCGATCGGCAGTAAAGATAAGGCAGAAGATTGGATTAGAGAGCGGTTAGAGAGCGGTCAACGCTTAATGGGCTTTGGTCACCGTGTATATAAAACCATTGATCCGCGGGCTACAGCGCTGCGGGTAGTAGCCGCTGATTTGGCAGCAGATGATCCGTGGTTTGATTTGGCTACCCATGTGGAACAAGTGGGAACGAAATTATTGGCTAAGTATAAGCCGAATCGTAAGCTGCATACCAATGTAGAATTTTTTGCCGCTGCGGTCATGAGAGCAGTTGGATTGGATGAATCACTGTTTACACCTACTTTTGCTGTCAGTCGTACAGTCGGCTGGTGTGCGCACATCCTGGATCAAGCGAGTCGTAATAGGATCATCCGTCCGGAGTCAGAATATACGGGAAATATGCCGAAATCGTAATTATGA
It includes:
- a CDS encoding citrate synthase/methylcitrate synthase, which encodes MEKMLAIGLEGIVVAETDLSLVDGQNGLLVYRGHWARDLAISHTFEEVAYLLWFGALPTSEQLSRFHTALAQQRALPEEVKQIIDAIPHDRDRMTVLRTAVSALGGAEQSWPPSLEQSIAITAKMPTIIAYREARKIGREPLEPRMELGHTANYLYMLKGTEASYAHVRALDAYLVLTQEHGMNASTFAGRVVTSTQSDMYSALTAAIGALKGPLHGAAPSEVTDMINAIGSKDKAEDWIRERLESGQRLMGFGHRVYKTIDPRATALRVVAADLAADDPWFDLATHVEQVGTKLLAKYKPNRKLHTNVEFFAAAVMRAVGLDESLFTPTFAVSRTVGWCAHILDQASRNRIIRPESEYTGNMPKS